The following is a genomic window from Niabella soli DSM 19437.
AGTAAATTTGATGTGGGTGACGACGGGTTATGTATGAAGAGCGGACGTGATGCAGACGGACGGAAGCGGGCTATGCCAACAAAAGATGTAATTATAAGAGGATGTACCGTATATGCGGCGCACGGCGGCTTTGTGGTAGGAAGTGAAATGAGCGGCGGAGTGAATAATGTATATGTAAGCAATTGTACTTTTATCGGATCAGATATCGGGCTGCGTTTTAAAACAACCCGCGGCCGGGGCGGTATTGTTGAGAATATTTTTATAAAAGACATTTTCATGAAGGATATCCCGGGGGATGCGGTGCTGTTCGATATGTACTATATGGCAAAAGACCCGATAGCGCTGGCGGGGGAAAAGCGGGAATTGCCAAAAGTGGAAAAATTGGCGGTTGATGAAACAACGCCTCAATTCAGGAATATTCAAATAAGTAATATTTATGTGAACGGAGCGCAGCGGGCGGTTTTCCTAAGAGGATTGCCGGAAATGGCAGTAAAGAATATCAGCATCAGTAATGCGGTATTCCAGTCGAAGCAGGGTATCGAGATCCAGGAATCCGCTGGCATTCAATTTAAAAATGTGCAGGTATATTCCGGCAATACTAACCCCGTGGTGGATATTATCAACAGCCGGGACATCCGGTTTGATCAGTTTAAGTATAGCAATAACGCCAAAACCCTGTTGCGCCTGAGCGGAAGTGGGGTTGGTAATATTGGATTTCAAAATACCGATTATAAAAACGTAACGAATAAAGTAGAGGCTACCCTGGGAGCATCAGCGGCCGCCGTTTCTTTTAAATAGATCCCTATGCGAAAGTTATTTTTCATTGTATTGATCCTTGTGGCACAGCAACTGCAGGCCCAGGAACCGTCTTATGCGCAGCGTATGGCGCTGACGGCGATGCACCTGTGGCCCGACTCTTTCTCCGTAACACCGGGCAAACCCTCCCGTTGGAGTTATGACCAGGGTGTGATCCTGAAAGGCATTGAAGGCATCTGGTTGCAAACCGGCGATCCTAAATGGTTCAGCTACATTCAGCGTTCCATGGATCATTTTGTAAGCGAGGACGGCGCTATTAAAGATTATAACCCGGAAGCGCATAATATTGATTTTATTAATAACGGTAAATTATTGCTGACGCTATACCGGGTTACGGGAAAGGAAAAATATAAAAAAGCAGTGATGCTGCTGAGAGACCAGTTGCGGACACAGCCCCGTACAAAGGAAGGTGGCTTCTGGCATAAGAAAATATATCCCTGGCAAATGTGGCTGGACGGGCTGTATATGGGACAACCCTTTTACGCGGAGTACGCAAGCGTGTTTGGTGAAGATTCGATTTTTAATGACGTTACCCGCCAGTTTGTGTTAATGGAAAAAAATGCCCGTGATCCTAAAACCGGTCTTTTATATCATGGTTACGATGAATCCCGCAGCCAGCAATGGGCCGACAAGAAAACAGGATTATCGCCCAACTTCTGGGGACGGGCCATGGGCTGGTATGGTATGGCCCTGGTGGATGCCCTGGATTATTTTCCTGAGAACCATCCGGGTAAACAACAGCTCATCGATATATTAAAAAGATTGGCTACCGCTGTTGTAAAAGTACAGGATCCTAAAACCGGGTTGTGGTATGATATTGTGAACCTGCCGGATAAAAAACCGAACTATACGGAATCTTCAGCCTCTGCAATGCTGGTATATACGCTGGCAAAGGGTGTGCGCAAAGGCTACCTTTCTTCTGCTTACCTGGCAAATGCAAAAAAAGGCTTTGAGGGCCTGGTAAAAAATAAACTCAGTGTGGATAATAATGGTTACACCAACCTGGAAGGAACGGTTTCCGTTTCGGGATTGGGCGGTAAACCTTACAGAGATGGTAGCTTTAATTATTACATGAGCGAAAAAGTAGTGCAGAATGATCCTAAAGGCATGGGCGCTTTTATCCTGGCGGCAGATGAGGCAGCCTTAATAAATAATATACCCCTTGGCGCCGGCAAAACAATACTGCTGGATAATTATTTTAATAACGAATGGAAGAAAGGCCCCTTGGGAAAACCCGAATCCTGGCATTATACCTGGAACGACCGTTCTAACGGTGGTTATTCATTTTTAGGCAACATTTTTGAACAATACGGAGCTGAGCTGGCCACGCTAAAAGCCGCGCCTACGGCGGAAAAGTTGAAAAACGCATCGGTATATATTATTGTAGACCCGGACACAGATAAGGAAACCGAACACCCCAACTATATGAACGAAACGGACGCCGGAGCCATAGCGCATTGGGTAGAAGGCGGGGGCGTTCTGGCACTGCTGGCCAATGATGCGGGCAATTGCGATCTGCAGCATTTTAATATTCTCGCAAA
Proteins encoded in this region:
- a CDS encoding glycoside hydrolase family 88/105 protein, coding for MRKLFFIVLILVAQQLQAQEPSYAQRMALTAMHLWPDSFSVTPGKPSRWSYDQGVILKGIEGIWLQTGDPKWFSYIQRSMDHFVSEDGAIKDYNPEAHNIDFINNGKLLLTLYRVTGKEKYKKAVMLLRDQLRTQPRTKEGGFWHKKIYPWQMWLDGLYMGQPFYAEYASVFGEDSIFNDVTRQFVLMEKNARDPKTGLLYHGYDESRSQQWADKKTGLSPNFWGRAMGWYGMALVDALDYFPENHPGKQQLIDILKRLATAVVKVQDPKTGLWYDIVNLPDKKPNYTESSASAMLVYTLAKGVRKGYLSSAYLANAKKGFEGLVKNKLSVDNNGYTNLEGTVSVSGLGGKPYRDGSFNYYMSEKVVQNDPKGMGAFILAADEAALINNIPLGAGKTILLDNYFNNEWKKGPLGKPESWHYTWNDRSNGGYSFLGNIFEQYGAELATLKAAPTAEKLKNASVYIIVDPDTDKETEHPNYMNETDAGAIAHWVEGGGVLALLANDAGNCDLQHFNILAKKFGIQFNEDNQLMVKNNDYEMGRVNVQQGNIIFKNAKNVYLKEISSLNLYKNASPVLKSGNMNIMAVAPYGKGMVFALGDPWIYNEYVDGKKLPLKYENYKAAQDWVRFLLNKAKIKTKN